A genomic stretch from Chloroflexota bacterium includes:
- a CDS encoding zinc finger protein 385, with translation MKLVTVGDAKVAILKQASRWWGAAFYHCPICDRDFRHDLDAANHLVGHKHPVLRWDAAGRWA, from the coding sequence ATGAAGCTGGTGACCGTCGGCGACGCGAAGGTCGCAATCCTCAAACAGGCGTCCCGCTGGTGGGGCGCGGCCTTCTACCACTGCCCGATCTGCGACCGCGACTTCCGGCACGACCTGGACGCGGCGAACCACCTGGTCGGCCACAAGCACCCGGTCCTCCGCTGGGACGCAGCAGGCCGCTGGGCCTGA
- a CDS encoding multicopper oxidase domain-containing protein, which translates to MTASAAPAPTGYNIGVAGKPAPTGQVKEYQLVAREAPWEIAPGVTVPAITYNGQVPGPTIRVTEGDTLRVTLKNELSKATSIHWHGLHVPNAADGVPGVTQAAIEPGQSYTYEFQASHAGTFLYHPHVNSVEQIDRGLYAPLIIDPATPPATTFDKDFTMMLSAWDTTALSSGGEAGHGMPGMTMTYNYFTINGKAFPSNEAWTVRENDLVRVRIINISNVVHPMHLHGGDFTVVAKDGEPIRPELQQTMNTVSVNAGETFDAVFRADNPGTWLFHCHELHHTENDGVEPGGLIQVIQYAGVQSPPASGAPAAPAAPAAPAAPAAPAAPAATPTALPPGHSPNMPGMRH; encoded by the coding sequence GTGACGGCCAGCGCGGCGCCCGCGCCGACCGGCTACAACATCGGGGTCGCCGGCAAGCCGGCCCCCACCGGCCAGGTGAAGGAGTACCAGCTCGTCGCCCGCGAGGCGCCCTGGGAGATCGCACCCGGGGTCACCGTACCGGCGATCACCTACAACGGTCAGGTGCCCGGCCCGACGATCCGTGTCACCGAGGGCGACACTCTCCGGGTGACGCTGAAGAACGAGCTGTCCAAAGCGACCAGCATCCATTGGCACGGCCTGCACGTGCCGAACGCGGCCGACGGCGTGCCGGGCGTCACGCAGGCGGCGATCGAGCCCGGCCAGAGCTACACCTACGAGTTCCAGGCCAGCCATGCCGGGACGTTCCTGTACCACCCGCACGTCAACTCGGTCGAGCAGATCGACCGGGGCCTCTACGCCCCGCTGATCATCGACCCTGCCACGCCACCGGCGACGACCTTCGACAAGGACTTCACCATGATGCTGTCGGCCTGGGACACCACGGCTCTCAGCAGCGGCGGTGAGGCCGGCCATGGCATGCCCGGCATGACGATGACCTACAACTACTTCACGATCAACGGCAAGGCGTTCCCGTCGAACGAGGCCTGGACGGTCCGCGAGAACGACCTCGTGCGCGTCCGGATCATCAACATCTCGAACGTCGTCCACCCGATGCACCTGCACGGGGGCGACTTCACCGTCGTAGCGAAGGATGGCGAGCCGATTCGCCCCGAGCTGCAGCAGACGATGAATACGGTTTCCGTGAACGCGGGCGAGACGTTCGACGCCGTCTTCCGGGCCGACAACCCCGGGACGTGGCTGTTCCACTGCCACGAGCTGCACCACACCGAGAACGACGGCGTCGAACCGGGTGGGCTGATCCAGGTGATCCAGTACGCGGGCGTCCAATCACCGCCGGCGTCGGGCGCCCCGGCCGCCCCAGCAGCGCCGGCTGCCCCAGCAGCGCCGGCTGCCCCGGCTGCCCCGGCCGCCACGCCGACCGCGCTCCCACCCGGACACTCCCCGAACATGCCCGGCATGCGGCACTAG
- the lgt gene encoding prolipoprotein diacylglyceryl transferase, with protein MLTIDLDPIIFHAGPLALSWYSLAVLAGVASGAWLTWREAARRGIPTEPLSDLLVWIVVGGIVGARLFHVVDRWDAYAADPLAILAIQNGGLAILGAIAGGTLAGVVAARRLGLPVLRLSDAAAPGVVLGQAIGRFGCLVTGDALGPATDGTWGIVYVNPGAMAPALGVAYQPTFFYEMVLGLAIFGLLWAVRRRLHQDGQLFALYLGLYAIGKFGLTFLRTETVWLWGLQQAQLVALGLLLVAGLWALSARFVWPASRPRLSGG; from the coding sequence ATGCTGACCATCGACCTGGACCCGATCATCTTCCACGCCGGCCCGCTGGCGCTGTCCTGGTACAGCCTGGCCGTTCTGGCGGGCGTGGCGAGTGGCGCCTGGCTCACCTGGCGTGAGGCGGCGCGACGGGGCATCCCGACCGAGCCGCTCTCTGACCTGCTCGTCTGGATCGTCGTCGGCGGCATCGTCGGCGCCCGGCTGTTCCACGTCGTCGACCGCTGGGACGCCTACGCCGCGGACCCGCTGGCGATCCTGGCGATCCAGAATGGTGGCCTGGCGATCCTCGGCGCGATCGCCGGCGGCACACTGGCCGGCGTCGTCGCGGCCCGGCGGCTGGGCCTTCCGGTCCTGCGCCTCTCCGACGCCGCCGCGCCCGGTGTCGTGCTCGGCCAGGCGATCGGCCGATTCGGCTGCCTGGTGACCGGCGACGCCCTCGGGCCGGCCACGGACGGCACCTGGGGGATCGTGTATGTCAACCCGGGGGCGATGGCGCCGGCGCTCGGCGTCGCCTACCAGCCGACCTTCTTCTACGAGATGGTGCTGGGTCTCGCCATCTTCGGCCTCCTCTGGGCGGTCCGCCGACGGCTGCACCAGGACGGCCAGCTCTTCGCGCTCTACCTCGGCCTCTATGCCATTGGGAAGTTCGGGCTGACCTTCCTGCGAACCGAGACGGTCTGGCTGTGGGGGCTCCAGCAGGCCCAGCTCGTGGCGCTCGGGCTGCTGCTGGTCGCCGGCCTGTGGGCGCTCTCGGCGCGGTTCGTCTGGCCGGCGAGCCGGCCACGGCTGTCGGGGGGATGA